The genome window TCGAATCCGCCAGCCCGTCATAGAGCACCTGCATGATCGACAGGCAGGTGTCGAGACCGATAAAATCGGCAAGCTGCAGCGGCCCCATCGGGTGATTGGCGCCAAGCTTCATCGCCGTGTCGATGGCTTCGACTGAACCCACACCCTCATAAAGTACGTAGATCGCTTCGTTGATCATAGGCAGAAGAATGCGGTTGACGATGAAGGCCGGAAAATCTTCGGCAACAGTGATCGTCTTGTCGAGGCTGGCGACAAATTGCCGTGCGCTCTCGAAGGTCACATTTTCGGTGGCAATGCCGCGAATGAGTTCGACCAGCTTCATCACCGGAACCGGATTCATGAAGTGGATGCCGATGAAACGCTCGGGCCGGTCGGTGGTCGCCGCAAGCCGGGTGATCGAGATGGACGACGTGTTGGTGGCGAGGATCGCTTCCGGATTGAGATTGGGGCAAAGCTGCGCAAAAATCTTGCGCTTGACGGTCTCGTCTTCCGTCGCGGCCTCGATGGCCAGATCGACACCGGAAAGGTCTTCCATTCGCATGGCGGGGCGAATGTGCGCCATGGCCTTGACGCGCTCCGCTTCCTCGAGTTTGCCATGGGAAACCTGGCGGGCCATATTGCCGTTGACGGTAGCGATCGCCTTTTCCAGCTGTTCGGCGGATTGGTCGTGGATCAAAACATTATATCCGGCCACGGCGCAAACGTGGGCAATACCCGAGCCCATTTGCCCTGCACCAATAATGCCTACAGTCTTGATCGTACCAGCCATGTTTCCATCCGTTCTGCTTTATTTATATCACACAAACTAAATGGCCGGGGTAGCGTTCGTCTACCCCGGCCAGATAATTTCATTTCGAAATTTGAACTAACTTCAAAGTGCCTTTTCAAGCTCCGGCAGGATGACGAACAGGTCACCGACGAGGCCATAATCGGCCACCTGGAAGATAGGCG of Phyllobacterium zundukense contains these proteins:
- a CDS encoding 3-hydroxybutyryl-CoA dehydrogenase; translated protein: MAGTIKTVGIIGAGQMGSGIAHVCAVAGYNVLIHDQSAEQLEKAIATVNGNMARQVSHGKLEEAERVKAMAHIRPAMRMEDLSGVDLAIEAATEDETVKRKIFAQLCPNLNPEAILATNTSSISITRLAATTDRPERFIGIHFMNPVPVMKLVELIRGIATENVTFESARQFVASLDKTITVAEDFPAFIVNRILLPMINEAIYVLYEGVGSVEAIDTAMKLGANHPMGPLQLADFIGLDTCLSIMQVLYDGLADSKYRPCPLLVKYVEAGWLGRKAGRGFYDYRGEHPVPTR